The window CGCGTTCATGATCGGCATGGCCGTCGCAGGCGCCGCGCTCGGCGTGCTGGGGGCCGCGACCTCCGCGATGGACTCGTCCGCGTCGAGCGACGCCGAGGCAGCTGCGTCGGCCGCCGGAGACGCCGCCGCGGCGGAGGCTGCCGGCGCGGCCGCGGCAGGGCAGGCGCTGGGGGCGGCGACCAGCGCAGCCCAAGCGGCGCTGGACGTGGCGGCGCTCGCGTTGATGCTGATGTGCGGCAAGGACCCGGGCGTCGGCCCTGGCATCGGCATGATGGTCCCGCTGCAGGCGAACGTCCTGATCGGCGGGGTACCCATCCCCAACTCGCTGGACATGGCCAAGGACCTGTTCAAGGCGGCGCGGCGCCTCGCTCGCGCGGCTCGGGGGCGCGTGCGTCGTCGAGCAGGACACGGGGAAGACGCCACCACTCACGGGCACTGCGACACCTGCTGATGTCTGCGCCTTCCAACAAGCCAGGCTGCGCGTCGTTGGGACCAAGCTGGGTCGGCGACCCGGTCGACGTCATCACCGGCGAGATGCGCGACGAGGCCACGGAGTTCCGTCTCCGAGGCCCTGTACCGTTCGCGTG is drawn from Sandaracinaceae bacterium and contains these coding sequences:
- a CDS encoding PAAR domain-containing protein, encoding MHVGSMHGHLHPPSLIPPAPMVPLPSLGVAQLASCASVLIGGMPAIRAGDMGVALTCVSLAPVFEIGTGSSNVFIGGARAGRAMDLTLHCNPMGGGAFMIGMAVAGAALGVLGAATSAMDSSASSDAEAAASAAGDAAAAEAAGAAAAGQALGAATSAAQAALDVAALALMLMCGKDPGVGPGIGMMVPLQANVLIGGVPIPNSLDMAKDLFKAARRLARAARGRVRRRAGHGEDATTHGHCDTC